A window of the Halopseudomonas phragmitis genome harbors these coding sequences:
- a CDS encoding Bcr/CflA family multidrug efflux MFS transporter, translating to MPLKILLILGGLSAFGPLAIDLYLPAFPAMAASYATDIEHIQLSMSAYFIGLASGQLFYGPIADRYGRRKPLLFGIALFAMASLACALAPTLEWLLAARFAQALGGCAGMVVTRAVVRDLCKPIEAARAFSQLMLVMGVAPILAPLLGGGMLKLGGWPLIFYFLTLFACLAAVAVFIWLQETLPQTQERPALSGALGRYLRLLREPVFMFHALTGGLAMAGMFVYIAGSPFVIIKLYGIAAEHFGWFFAINAAGFILFAQFNSRLLRRRPPVKLLQRTTLVFLLCCLWLLVTTFVQPESLWPLMLPLFFAVSVVALVLPNASACAMAGQGHQAGLASALMGTMQFVIAGITSALIGVLHDGTAVPMALVMTGCALLVVLMARQARRAGGVQYGMG from the coding sequence ATGCCTTTAAAGATTCTGCTCATTCTGGGTGGCCTGAGCGCTTTCGGCCCACTGGCCATTGACCTCTATCTCCCGGCATTTCCGGCCATGGCGGCCTCGTATGCCACCGATATCGAGCATATTCAGCTCAGTATGTCGGCGTACTTCATCGGTCTGGCTTCAGGACAGTTATTCTATGGGCCGATCGCCGACCGCTATGGCCGACGCAAACCGCTGTTGTTCGGCATTGCCCTGTTCGCTATGGCGTCGCTGGCCTGCGCCCTGGCACCAACTTTGGAATGGTTGCTGGCGGCGCGTTTTGCCCAGGCGCTCGGTGGTTGCGCCGGGATGGTAGTAACCCGTGCGGTGGTACGCGATCTGTGCAAGCCGATAGAGGCAGCCAGGGCCTTTTCCCAATTGATGCTGGTAATGGGGGTGGCGCCGATCCTGGCGCCCTTGCTGGGTGGCGGGATGCTCAAGCTGGGTGGCTGGCCGCTGATTTTCTATTTTTTGACGCTGTTCGCCTGTCTGGCCGCTGTGGCGGTATTTATCTGGCTGCAGGAAACCCTGCCGCAAACCCAGGAACGCCCGGCTTTATCTGGCGCACTGGGCCGCTACCTGCGTCTGTTGCGTGAGCCAGTGTTCATGTTTCATGCTTTGACCGGTGGGTTGGCCATGGCCGGCATGTTCGTCTATATCGCTGGTTCGCCGTTCGTGATCATCAAGCTGTATGGCATCGCGGCGGAGCATTTCGGTTGGTTTTTTGCGATCAATGCCGCCGGCTTCATCCTGTTTGCCCAGTTCAATAGCCGGCTTCTGCGTCGGCGTCCGCCAGTCAAGCTGCTGCAGCGCACCACGCTAGTATTTTTGCTGTGCTGTCTGTGGCTATTGGTCACTACTTTCGTGCAACCGGAGTCGTTGTGGCCACTGATGCTGCCGCTGTTTTTTGCGGTCTCGGTGGTGGCACTGGTACTGCCCAACGCCTCGGCCTGTGCCATGGCTGGGCAAGGCCATCAGGCCGGGCTGGCTTCGGCGCTGATGGGCACCATGCAGTTTGTCATCGCCGGGATTACCTCGGCGCTGATTGGGGTGCTGCATGACGGCACGGCGGTGCCTATGGCGCTGGTGATGACCGGTTGCGCGCTACTGGTCGTGCTTATGGCCCGGCAGGCGCGCCGGGCTGGTGGCGTGCAGTACGGAATGGGCTGA